AGTTTATCGATATTGAAATTAGCAGGAGGTCCTTTCCCGTTATCCGTTAAAATTAATATATATTTTCCGTTATGCTCTTTTAGGCTTATGGAAATAACCCCACTATCAACATTGGGAAAGGCATATTTATAGCTGTTGGTAACAAATTCGTTGATGATAAGACCTATGGGGAAGGAGATGTCTGCACGCAGGGTTATGTTGGCAACATTTTCTTCCAATGTTATGTTTGGTCTGTTATAGGCTTTTGTTACATTTTCCAATAAAGCGGAAATATAGGTTATTGCATTTACGTTCGTTACATCCTCTTTTTTGAATAGTTGTTTGTGCACCTCAAACATACTGCTGATACGGTTTTGTAGCTCGTCCAGTTTTTCACGATAGGAGGGGTCGGGGAATTTACCCTTGGCTAACGAAATGAAGAAATCTATAAAGGAAAGGTTATTCTTTAACCGGTGGTGCAGTTCGCGCTGTAGGTCTTCCACGAGGACTTTTTGTTTTTCAATTTCCTCTTTTTGTTTTTTGTTTTTGTTGTAGGCCATAAAGAAAAAAGCGAGCCCGGCCAGAGAAACAACAAAACCAGCACCAATGGCCCATTTTTGGGTCTTTTCCTTTTCTGTTAAAAGCGCTTGTTCGGCCTTTTCCTGTTTGAGGGTCAGGTTTTCCTTGTCCTTTTCTTCGGTAAGGAATTTGGTGGAAATATACTCGTTCCGCAATTTTTCTCGTGCCCTATTGAGGCTATCGTTCAGTAGAAAATAACGATTGGCTTCTTCCGCAGGATCTTGTTTAAGCCTAATAATGTATTGCAATGCCTCCAGTTCCCAATCCGGGCTTTTTGTTTTGAGGGCAATTTGCATGGCCTTATTGGCATGGTCTAAGGCTTTAGGCTGGTCTTTATCCAAGTTGAAATCGGCAAGATGGATATTGGAAGCAAATTGTCCACTAATATCTTCCAACTGTACTCGCTCTGCAAGCGATTGTCCCATTAATTCCCCGCCCATATTGTCGCCATTTTTAAAAAGCGCATACCCTAGATTGTCCGTAATGCGGGCTTTTGTTTCGGGATAAGCATTTAGTTCTGTTGCAGCCAATAGCTTCTCATATATTTTTATGGCTTCCTCATAATTTTGCTGCTCTTTGTGGTTTACGGCCATATTGTTGAGCAGGGCGGCGCGTTGCTTAAAGCTTGTAGCGTAAAGCAAAGCATTTTCATATGCCTTTTGGGCATTGGCAAATTCCCCCGCATCGTTGCAGGCAATGCCCAAGGTATTGTAGAGTTTGTAATGCCCCAGACTGTCCTTGCCTTTTTCTAAATAACCCAAGCCCTTTTGGACGGTTTGCTGTGCCTGGAAAAAATCGCCTAGGTTTCTTTCCACATCGGCCTTGTTTAAGTGCAAGCTTATTAGAAGATCTATATCATTTACACTAACAGCATAGGTTATTGCCTCTTTGTAACAGCTATTGGCCGCAATGAGATTGGGTAGTTCAGCGGTATAGAATGCCTCTCTAAAGCGTGCCTGCGCCATGCCAATAGTATCTTTCAGGGATTGGGCATAAAGAAACATTTTTTTTGCAGTCGCAATTGCCTGCCCATACTCCTTCTTTTTGGATGCGGCTTTCATACTGTTGATGTAGGAATTGTACAGGGTGTCCTTTTCTTGCTGGGGCACACTATTTTTTTTAGTGGTATTGGGCCTGGTGGGATGTGAAGGAATAGCATTGTAGCCGTGGAATTCCACTAGGAAGAAAGAAAAAAACACAAGGAATAGAAGAAAATTTCTATTCATACATAGAGGAGTTGGTTAGTTAGTTTATTTCTACAAGGTACAACTATATGTTTTACACTTTAGGGATTGGTTTTTAAATATAGAAAAAATTCCCGAAGGCGAAATATGATCGGCTTCGGGAATTGATTGGGTTTTAATCATCCCCATTGGGGTCCACGGGATCGTTTTCTTCCTCGCCGCCTGTGGCCTGATGGTTCCCGTTTTGGGTTAGCGGTTGTGGAGTGCAAGAGGTTAGGTTTATTCCCAACACTAGCATTAAGGCACAAAAAAATACTGTTTTTTTCATCTCTATTCATTTAGAGGTTAAACAAAGTATCCTTCTGCCGCGCGGCTTTAAAGTGGGAGGAAGCAGACCTTCGGATTTTTTTCAACTCCCCACAGAGTTGCAGATCCTCTTCCTTTGTACGTTATAAAATTAGGCGGGTATAAATGAAAAAAGGTTCCATTTTAGGAACCTGATGGTAGAAATTTTGGAACCTTTAGGTTCCTATTATTGCCTGTTGGTGAAGTTTTAAAAGCAATTGCTTTTCATTGCTAACATCCATCTTTTCAAATATGGATTGTAGGCGCTTGTTGACGGACTTGTATTTGATGGGGAGTTTTCCAGCTTCGTACAGCTCGTCCCAGTCTGTAATACAATTTATATCCGGTAGGTATTCAATTATTTTCTTATCAATATCGTCCAATTGCAGGGCGAAGGCAAAACGTTTTTGTTGGTTGGTATGCACTTCCTGGCTAAAATAGGATTCCCCCTTTAAAATCCGCGGAATTGCCAAGAGCAATTCGCTGCTGCTGTCGCTTGCCTTAAGCACATAGCCTTCTGGCTGAAAGTTTTGCATGACGGGGTGGATAAATTTTAGCTCATCGTGGGAGGAATATACAATTTGCGGCAGCTTATAATTAAGTTCCTTGATTTTTTGGAGCAAGGCTTGGCCATCCTTTATTAGTCGCGATTCCGGTTGGCGCCTAAAGGTTAGATCGGTGATCAAGAGATCTACAGGAGCTTCCACCTTGGAGGAATTCAGAATTCT
The Aequorivita iocasae genome window above contains:
- a CDS encoding histidine kinase dimerization/phosphoacceptor domain -containing protein, producing MNRNFLLFLVFFSFFLVEFHGYNAIPSHPTRPNTTKKNSVPQQEKDTLYNSYINSMKAASKKKEYGQAIATAKKMFLYAQSLKDTIGMAQARFREAFYTAELPNLIAANSCYKEAITYAVSVNDIDLLISLHLNKADVERNLGDFFQAQQTVQKGLGYLEKGKDSLGHYKLYNTLGIACNDAGEFANAQKAYENALLYATSFKQRAALLNNMAVNHKEQQNYEEAIKIYEKLLAATELNAYPETKARITDNLGYALFKNGDNMGGELMGQSLAERVQLEDISGQFASNIHLADFNLDKDQPKALDHANKAMQIALKTKSPDWELEALQYIIRLKQDPAEEANRYFLLNDSLNRAREKLRNEYISTKFLTEEKDKENLTLKQEKAEQALLTEKEKTQKWAIGAGFVVSLAGLAFFFMAYNKNKKQKEEIEKQKVLVEDLQRELHHRLKNNLSFIDFFISLAKGKFPDPSYREKLDELQNRISSMFEVHKQLFKKEDVTNVNAITYISALLENVTKAYNRPNITLEENVANITLRADISFPIGLIINEFVTNSYKYAFPNVDSGVISISLKEHNGKYILILTDNGKGPPANFNIDKLDSFGMETIKLLTMEYKGTFKLDGKNGLKMEISFPKN
- a CDS encoding response regulator transcription factor; its protein translation is MKHILIIEDEQDTLENLIGKLTDAFPAYKISSAFDCDEGFRILNSSKVEAPVDLLITDLTFRRQPESRLIKDGQALLQKIKELNYKLPQIVYSSHDELKFIHPVMQNFQPEGYVLKASDSSSELLLAIPRILKGESYFSQEVHTNQQKRFAFALQLDDIDKKIIEYLPDINCITDWDELYEAGKLPIKYKSVNKRLQSIFEKMDVSNEKQLLLKLHQQAIIGT